TGCTTGTTGAAATGATGAATATGCTCTGCAGGTAGACGATTGCTACTTTGAGTTCATCTGATGGGTGCTCCTAAGCAGAAATGGACAAGTGAAGAAGAAGCAGCTCTGAAAGCTGGAGTCGTTAAGCACGGGGCAGGAAAATGGCGTACCATTCTTAAAGATCCTGAATTTAGCGGTGTGTTGTACCTGCGCTCAAATGTAGATCTTAAGGTTTGCAAATTTTTTTGTTGCATACCAATATTTTTTAGTGTTTGTATGTTTAGTAACTAAGGGGTTGGATACAACGTACAGTATCTCGGTGTGACTCTGGGTTATATCGAGAAGTGGGGTTAAGGGAATATATTGTAGTTAGCCTTCTTATGGCTTTTTTTTTGCTGGGCAGCATTCTATAAATTTCTATTAATGGTTAGATTTTACTTGGACCAGGACAAATGGAGGAACATGAGCGTAATGGCTAATGGATGGGGATCCCGGGAGAAGGCTAGGTTAGCTCTAAAAAGAGTGCAACATGGCACTAAGGATGACAACTCTATGGCACACGCAAACGCAGATGACACTGATGAAGACTCAGGTGATACCAGGCCTCTACCATCTTCTAGTAGCTCTCCACATCTTGGTCGTTCGAAAGGGTCTATGATAAGGTTAAACAActattttgtaacttttgtacAGTATTGAATTAATAGGCATGATGTTTTTTGGACACCTGAAAATTTGTTGGGTATCAGTTTTATTCCACTATTGGTAACTTTTGGACAGGGATGACAAAATGGGAGACATATATTGTAAAGAACACACATAATAACAAGTTTAGTGAAATCTTGCTTATTAGATAAATCAGGGATGTACCTGTTTTAGTCACAGTTGAGTCAAAATCAACATTATCAAGTGAACGGTGGTGATATCATGTGTTGTTCCTTTTTCACTTGTCTTATATGACGTAGGTGTGAGTCAATGTCATATAAGCAGAACTGTTTGAAACTGGATACGTTTTAGATATGACTATATGAGGCAGTTCTTTGTGTCAAATCTGAATCCTTTTCTTTTTAGTCGTATCTACTGTGATAAGAAAGCGTTCTTAGTTCAGTTCGGTAGAACGTGGGTCTCCAAAACTTGATGTCATAGGTTCAAATCCTACAGAGCGTGATTCTGTTCTTGTCTCTACTCTCTAgtgcttttctttttttgctaTACATTGGTTTACTGTATAGaccatatttctttttttttgtagaagAAGACTGTATCAATGACTATGcatgtgttttttttcatttcttacaGGTTGGACAACCTTATATTGGAGGCCATCAGCAACTTGAAGGAGCCTGGTGGCTCTAACAAGACTACAATAGGCACATACATAGAGGTATGCTCGTTGTTAGTGGCTTGTGATGAACATGAAAGTAAAACCATAGTTGGTGTACATGGCACGCATCtatgttggtttttttttttccctggtTGTGCTTTTCTAGTTAATTATTACTAAATATTGTAAGGAATAATATGCATCATATGACATTTGACAACCTGGTATTGTGTTGGATAATCAGGAATGGAAAAGCAGTCGTGTAAAAGTTATCTTTGTTTATTCAAATTAGCAAATAACTAATCCCATGATGAGGTTTTTTGtcctaaatttataaaaaagctTAGTTGCATGTATGTATTTTATCTACCTAGTACCTACTTAAAAACATGCCTTTTTGATGTAAGACTGTTAGTGCTGGTTTTTTAACCATTAGGTCTTACAAAATATCATTTCTATATTCCACTTTTTCGGTAACGTTGTTCCTTCCTTATTTGCAGGATCAATATTGGGCACCTCCAAATTTTAAGAGACTTCTGTCaatgaaattaaaatatctGACTCAAACTGGTAAACTTTTCAAGGTATAGTTTGTCTTATCAAATGCTATGCGTCATCTCTTCACATTTTAGTTAGAATCATTTATATTGGTTCAAAAATGTTTCTCTATTGCAGGCAAAACGCAAATACAGAATTCCGTTAGCAAAGGTAGTACCGGAGAAGAAAAATATTCCAACCATGTTACGTATTGAAGGAAGGCAGGCCGGTTCATCTCCTATGAGGGTAGATAAGAAAGATGAATTGAGTGTTCCTACAAAAGGTAAAATTGATTTAGAATTACAGAAGATGAAGAGTATGACTCAACAGGAAGCAGCTGCAGCTGCGGCGCAAGCGGTTGCAGAGGCAGAAGCTGCCATTGCAGAAGCAGAAGAGGCAGCAAGGGAGGCAGAGGCAGCCGAGGCTGATGCAGAAGCGGCTCAGGCATTTGCAGATGCTGCAATGAAGACACTCAAAGGGAGAACTGCACAAAGGCTGGTAAATGTTAATCAATTTATAACTGTTTTCTTCTCTGCTCAGCTGCAGGA
The sequence above is drawn from the Erigeron canadensis isolate Cc75 chromosome 4, C_canadensis_v1, whole genome shotgun sequence genome and encodes:
- the LOC122595514 gene encoding telomere repeat-binding factor 1; this encodes MGAPKQKWTSEEEAALKAGVVKHGAGKWRTILKDPEFSGVLYLRSNVDLKDKWRNMSVMANGWGSREKARLALKRVQHGTKDDNSMAHANADDTDEDSGDTRPLPSSSSSPHLGRSKGSMIRLDNLILEAISNLKEPGGSNKTTIGTYIEDQYWAPPNFKRLLSMKLKYLTQTGKLFKAKRKYRIPLAKVVPEKKNIPTMLRIEGRQAGSSPMRVDKKDELSVPTKGKIDLELQKMKSMTQQEAAAAAAQAVAEAEAAIAEAEEAAREAEAAEADAEAAQAFADAAMKTLKGRTAQRLMIRA